cAAAGGTCTCTTTCACTggagaaataatttattctagCTGAAATATACGAAGTACAATTTAAAACTGtaacagaaaaaaacccacacttttttttggggggggggggcaccttaacatttttaaaatgaaaaactgggcagcccgggtggctcagcggtttatcgccggccttcagcccagggcgtgatcctggggacctgggatcgagtcccacctcaggctccctgcaaggagcctgcttctccctctgcctctgcctctgcctctgtgtgtgtgtgtgtgtgtgtgtgtgtgtgtgtgtgtcatgaataaataatatcttaaaataaaataaaatgaaaaataaaagaatatacctCTGGCTAGAATAATCAGTTCCATGAAAAAAGACTACTGAACCATGTAAAAATTAGTACTTTTAAAGATCAAAAATTCACTTGTCACTCACCTGATCCACTCTAAGGACAGTGATGGCAGCATTCGTAGCCAGCTTGATAGCCCAGTATTTTCCCAAGTAAGTGTCTAGAATACCAGCTTCCAACATGTCCTTTACAGCAGGAACTTCAGCCTGTTAGcacaaaaacaattttcattctttcactttaAATCGTGTAATGTGAAAATGTTTAGCTCAGCAGTAAAAACACAGCTCCTTACATAGGAAGTTGCCAGGTAAAAGTACCCCCCCATACACTATAGAACAAAGGCTCTTTAAAGGAAAACAGTATCCGACAAACTCTGTCAAAGCTTATTGTTATGAAAATCATTTGCTTACAAATCAGAACATTTTCTGACTTTGCCTTGAAATTTACTAGTTCCATCCTATGTTTTATGTTCACAAACTAAgttcatagtgtttttttttcttctccccaaatACCTCAATATCTAATCCAACGTTCTTATTTCCTTCTTGATGTACTGCATAGAGTTTAGAGATTACTTCATTGGCCTTAACTCCAGAGTTTTCTGCCAGTGCCCGGGGAATAGCTTCGAATGCCTCAGCAAACTTCTTTATGGCATACTGTTCAAGTCCAGGACGTGTCTAAAACAAAAATGTGCTTAGCAATGTATTTTATTCAAGGAACACAATGAAAGTTTATACAGAGGAAGCTATACCTCTCCGTATGATGTGATCTGTTTGGCTAACTCAATTTCTGTTGCTCCACCTCCAGGAACAAGACGTTTATCCTAAAATATAgagtaaaggaaattattttttattaagaatcaATTCATAAGTTTTCTaatcttctccaattctgtagtCCACCAGACTAAAGCTTTTAAACAGGCATTGTTTCCCAAGTCCTAATTACAAATTTTTAACAATGGAGTGATCTGGGTATATTGTGTCTGGTATATGAAAAGGAAGAACCAAAGTTAAGAATGGAAACAGCACATAATACCTCCCCCTGCATTTCCACAGACACGGCACTAAAAATAATGCTTAAGCAACTAAAGGTAcatttaaaatcaaaaccaacCCAGTTAAGATCAAAAGCCttgttttgctatttctttgCATAATCATCTTAGAAAACTATCATACTCATCAACAATGGACACTTCAGTCTTAAGTAAAAAAGGTACTTCGCTTTTacagaaatcatttattttgaagttGTCTGCCAACTGTTTGAAGCCTTACAAATTACTATATTATTGCTAATACTGACCCTTGTGAGAACTTTGAAGGTATTAACACCATCATCTATTGCCCTTTCTATATCATCCATCAGATTGTCTGTAGAGCCTCGAAGCACTATGGTAGAAATGGCACcatcttccttttctgttaaaaaatttaaatgtattaatatgaGCAAATGAACATCCCACACTTAACATAAACATACTTGACCATTTCTACATACCATGCTTAAAAACCACCACCTGTGTGTCTCCAACTTCTGAGAGGTAAACACTGTCACAATGTCCCATTTCCTCAAGGACTGGAGGAGTCTAAAACAAAATGActgttgtaataaaaataattcaaaaggcTCAACTACATTTTAATGTCCAAAATACATACCAATCTAGGAAGAGCTGTAGCACCAACTGTTTTACATAGCCTTCTGAGATCCCATTTTGaattcaacctttaaaaaaacccaaagaccttaaaatagaagttttaattCCATCAAATAACATAATCAAATGCAGAGATGAGAGGGGAAACTCTGCACTGGTTCCCAAATGACATTCTTTGGATTCTGAATTTAAGCTCCAAATAGATCTGGACTGCACAGTGCAATCCAGACACAGGTGTACATGGCATTAGTCCAGAATTGGGGGAGTTCAAGTCTCACTAGAAAGTCACATATTATAGTTCTAAAACACTAAGACACGCCTAGAATATAGAAAACTTTTCCTTTACTCTGGGTGATCGCATGAGCCCCAAGGAAGAGAAGGGATTTACATTGCTTATTCGGTCAGGTGGTGAGAAGGATGGGAATGGGTACATAAGCTGTCCCCTGTGCCCCATAAATGGGTTCATGGATTAGAAGTTACATTCTAGATCCCACACTCTGATAGTGTGTACCAGGCTTGAGTCTGGTCTCTTAAGCTGTTTTTGCCTgaatgcttttctctctccctcttcaaatAATACCTGTCGATTGCTCCTTCAGCTCTCAGTATAAATGGACTTTTTCTTACAAGGGTTTCCTGTCCCTCTAGTTCAAGTTAAGTCCTGCTATTATTTGACCCAATATCTTCTACTTGCCCTTTTTAAACAGTCATGaagtgtgtgtctctcatgaataaatttttttaaaaattaaaaaaaaaaaaataaataaataaacagtcaTGAATTCATGGTGTATTGAAGGTGTTTGGGGTTTCACCAGCAAAGGCAATTTCCAATACATGTTCATAGAACGCAGCTCTTACCTCACCAACATGATATTGTACTTGTTTGCATAATGAAGAGCCATGTCCGCCACTTTGCCACCCGTTACTATGACATTTGCACCGGTATCAGCTATAGCTTTGACTTGGGAATCCATGAGATTTTCTTCTCCCTTACTAAAATTCATCAATTCTTCAGCGGTTTTTATTAATACTGTTCCCTAGCAAAATAAGCAAACATGCTCTTTAGAACCATTTTACTACTGTGGTGTTTGAAGTCACAGGTAATATTttactgaagaaataaagatttggcagaaaatgtgaaaataattatatacgCATTATGAAACAATACAAAATAGTATGAAACTAAAAACTCAACTTATTGCTAGACTCCCCTCACACTCCCAAAACTGATGCATTTTCATCTTTGACATGCACTTTGTTGGAAAAGTTGGAGAAATGCTGCTATTTTTTAGATATGCCGGGCAGGCGCCCCGTCATGTGTCTTTTGCTTTTAGTGTACCAAAACTACTCTGTTGTGGTTCCCAAGAATGTTTCTAGAATGTGTACTAAAGGACTCCCCCTGGCCCATCTACAACCTGTgacacttttaagattttatttatttgacagagagcatgagcacaagcaggcggagtggcaggcagagggagagggaggcagactccctgctgagcagggagcctaatgtggggtttgatcccaggatcttgagattatgacctgagcagaaggctgtcacttaactgactgagccacccaggtgcccctctgtgaGACTTTTAAACCATCAACTCAGATTTTAAGAATTCTAGGGACAAAGACAGAAATAACCTGTAAACAAGAACTTCAAATGACCTAACATgaatttttagaaacaaatcaatcatttttaaattctattagcaTGTTTTTGTTTCAGGATGCTACAGGAcctcaattttcaaatatatgatgaGGAGCACCTCAGTTCTTGCACTTGGTGAGTATTTTGCTGAACATGTTAAGAGCTACTGGGAATCGGGAGCTGAATATCAGAGCACAAACCACACTGCCGCCACCTCCCATTTTAAAGGTAGCATAAGTAGGGATCCAAAAAAGAATAGGAATTTGATTTTAAGAAACAGACACAATTCTGTAATCTTTAGttattataaaacaaagcaaTCTCTTCACAAAGAATCATACAACACTCTAAAAAGGCAACCTCAAATTTTTACCTTTAACTTCAAGGTTTTGAAGTCTACATACCTTAGTTTCAGTGATCATGCCATCAAAAGGACAGGAGTACACcgctatttttgcatttttgacaGATGTTACATCACCTTCGGTTTCCTTCTTAAAAACCATGCCATGTAATACAGAAGAGGAATAGATGCCAGAGCCCTGAGGAAATACGAAAATCATTAATATCTCATGAAAATAGTATTAGGGCTCAGTTGCTGATTTTGTGTATACCAAAAAGacccttttccaaataaagttaATATACCAAGGGACAGACTCCTGGGAATAAGGAGTGGGGTAGTGGATGTAAAACACACCAGTCTGCTTGAGGTAGAAATCACTGAGAATGAGCTGCtgttattgggggggggggggggggggggggggcagggcttCAGTGCACAGGGAGCAagtgaagacagaaaataagGGCTCTAAGCCACTCACTCCCTCACCAACAGCAGCAAGCACAGCTGTTAGTACGGGGGGTAGAACAAAGCAAAGTTTCTGATCTTGCAAGCTTACAATttatgggggaggagggagcacgACATGGAGACAGAAAACGCACAGCATCTATAGAAGTACATACAGCAGGTATATTTATACATCTATACAAATACACACAGCAGGTATGTTTACATAAGCTAAACTCAACTGCAATTTTAAGTCTTGCTATAGGAAAcacagcatttttatttattttttttaaagattttatttattcatgagacacagagagggagaggcagagacacagagagagaagcaggctccatgcgggaagcccaatgtgggacttgattccaggaccccagggtcacgccctgagccacctaggcatcccgaaacacagcattaaaaaaaaaatactcttatttCAATACTAACATTAAGATGTGAATTCTATTATTGTAGAGCAACAgaactttatctcatttaaaactGGCTTctaagtttgttttaatttagcaCATATGAAGAATGCAAGACTTATAATTTCCTTCACACACTACTCTCAACCTTCAAGTTGTCACGGAACAATGAGGACTTTATGAGGAGATAACAGATCAACagtctttaataaaatttaaccaACTAATATCAAAATGTTACAAATGATACCTCAAAAGGCACAAAGTTCTAAATGTTCAAAACCTGGGGTAAACTAGGTTTAGGTGAACaccaacattttttctttttgtaaaatataattgaCCTATTTAGACAACACTGACGCATTTTCTCAACTTACCAAAATCTTACAAACTCTGATGTTATCAACATTGAAATGGCCGGAATCAGGAAAAAtagacactgttaagaaaatgaaacctATCAGAGAATATATTGGGACAACAGAGCAAACATCTTAAGTCTCATTAcgacatttttattttggagctTTTCATCTACTGATATACTCACCACATGCCTGAGCAATAAGCTTGGCCAGAAACACTTCATTACCATACTGTTTACTCATTATGGAGGTGTGAAGCAGTGTAGACACTTCATCAACATCTCGAAGGTTTTTAGCAGAACAACATACTAAATCAGGAAGAATCTCATGGGCTTTTTTGCAGGCTATTTCATAACCTTCTATGACCTTAAATAgaaacagcaaaaatattttttcaagacaTAACTTTgacatgacttaaaaaaaaaacaaactattttgGCAACCCTAAGAATATGGGTATTTGTTTTCCACATAAAACGAGAAAGTATACTTTCAGAACAGCAATCATGGCACAGCCCACTAATCAAGAATGCAGGTTTTTATGATGGCCTGAATTTGAATGCTAATGTCACTTGTTAGCTACAAGATTGtaagatttttctgtttccctttcctcatccaaaataaaacaattttaataggCCATATTCAGGGGGTTCTTGTAAGGATAGAGTAAGATACTGCATATAAGGCACATGTACAATAACTGGCACAGAGTAAACTGCTCAACGTTAACTATTCCTACAATGATGATTCCTACAGCACCTGTATAAATAGGCACAAGTTAAACAGGAGTACATTATAAAATGAACACTTGCCTCTGAAACGGACAGGCCAATTCTCAAAAGCTCTTCGGCTAGTTCCAGAAGGGCTCCAGCAAATACCAGGACAAAGTTGGTGCCATCTCCAACCTCTTGCTCTTGCATGTGAGAGGCCATTACAATCATTTTTGCAGCAGGATGCTGTACCTGGTAGaaggaatttgaatttaaatatcaaaacattTGATACTTAAAGCAACATGAAgtttttcatattcatttcttcttaaatCAACAGACTCCAATCTCCCTGTGGGCTAGGTAACTCCATTCAATCACGATGCTACATATTAATTGTAGTGTGGTCacaagaaaacaatccaaatcCCTCTATGATCATCAGCACAGATGCATCAATACAAATGAAAATCTAAAACTGCATCTTTTTTTGATGGTCAGTCATCCACTACGTACATCTCTGCATATAAAGTTCAGAAATTtattatatgcaaaaataaagatttatttgaaagagagagcatgaatgtgtgtgcatacatgagtggg
This genomic window from Canis lupus familiaris isolate Mischka breed German Shepherd chromosome 31, alternate assembly UU_Cfam_GSD_1.0, whole genome shotgun sequence contains:
- the CCT8 gene encoding T-complex protein 1 subunit theta isoform X1; this encodes MALHVPKAPGFAQMLKEGAKHFSGLEEAVYRNIQACKELAQTTRTAYGPNGMNKMVINHLEKLFVTNDAATILRELEVQHPAAKMIVMASHMQEQEVGDGTNFVLVFAGALLELAEELLRIGLSVSEVIEGYEIACKKAHEILPDLVCCSAKNLRDVDEVSTLLHTSIMSKQYGNEVFLAKLIAQACVSIFPDSGHFNVDNIRVCKILGSGIYSSSVLHGMVFKKETEGDVTSVKNAKIAVYSCPFDGMITETKGTVLIKTAEELMNFSKGEENLMDSQVKAIADTGANVIVTGGKVADMALHYANKYNIMLVRLNSKWDLRRLCKTVGATALPRLTPPVLEEMGHCDSVYLSEVGDTQVVVFKHEKEDGAISTIVLRGSTDNLMDDIERAIDDGVNTFKVLTRDKRLVPGGGATEIELAKQITSYGETRPGLEQYAIKKFAEAFEAIPRALAENSGVKANEVISKLYAVHQEGNKNVGLDIEAEVPAVKDMLEAGILDTYLGKYWAIKLATNAAITVLRVDQIIMAKLAGGPKAPKPQGNWDKDDWQDELRI
- the CCT8 gene encoding T-complex protein 1 subunit theta isoform X2; amino-acid sequence: MALHVPKAPGFAQMLKEGAKHFSGLEEAVYRNIQACKELAQTTRTAYGPNGMNKMVINHLEKLFVTNDAATILRELEVQHPAAKMIVMASHMQEQEVGDGTNFVLVFAGALLELAEELLRIGLSVSEVIEGYEIACKKAHEILPDLVCCSAKNLRDVDEVSTLLHTSIMSKQYGNEVFLAKLIAQACVSIFPDSGHFNVDNIRVCKILGSGIYSSSVLHGMVFKKETEGDVTSVKNAKIAVYSCPFDGMITETKGTVLIKTAEELMNFSKGEENLMDSQVKAIADTGANVIVTGGKVADMALHYANKYNIMLVRLNSKWDLRRLCKTVGATALPRLTPPVLEEMGHCDSVYLSEVGDTQVVVFKHEKEDGAISTIVLRGSTDNLMDDIERAIDDGVNTFKVLTRDKRLVPGGGATEIELAKQITSYGETRPGLEQYAIKKFAEAFEAIPRALAENSGVKANEVISKLYAVHQEGNKNVGLDIEAEVPAVKDMLEAGILDTYLGKYWAIKLATNAAITVLRVDQIIMAKPAGGPKPPSGKKDWDEDQND